From Lepus europaeus isolate LE1 chromosome 3, mLepTim1.pri, whole genome shotgun sequence, a single genomic window includes:
- the LOC133756331 gene encoding putative olfactory receptor 1F12P, whose translation MEKENQTSVSEFLLLGFPSWPGHQGLLFALFLCLYFTGLSGNLLILLAIAADHRLHTPMYFFLANLSLVDLCLPSATVPKMLQNIQTQTQSISYAGCLAQMYFCMMFANMDNLLLTVMAYDRYVAICHPLRYASTMTWRLCASLVALPWVTAILNPLLHTVMMSRLHFCSDSIIHHFFCDANSLLSLSCSDTSLNQLMVLAAVGLIFVVPSMCILASYSLIAFAVMKIPSAQGKLKAFSTCGSHLSLVILFYGAITGVYMCPSSNHSTEKDSVAAVIFMIVVPVLNPFIYSLRNNELKGALKKTLGQTKISQ comes from the coding sequence atggaaaaggaaaaccaaacCAGTGTCTCTGAATTTCTCCTCCTGGGCTTCCCGAGTTGGCCGGGGCACCAGGGGCTACTCTTtgccctctttctgtgtctgtactTCACAGGGCTGTCGGGAAATCTGCTCATCCTGCTGGCCATTGCCGCAGACCATCGCCTCCAcacacccatgtacttcttccttgCCAATCTGTCGTTGGTAGACCTCTGCCTGCCTTCAGCCACTGTCCCCAAGATGCTGCAGAACATCCAGACCCAGACTCAGTCCATCTCCTATGCTGGCTGTCTGGCTCAGATGTACTTCTGCATGATGTTTGCCAACATGGACAACCTTCTTCTCACTGTGATGGCGtatgaccgctatgtggccatctgtcACCCTCTGCGTTACGCCTCCACTATGACCTGgcgtctctgtgcctctctggtgGCTCTGCCTTGGGTCACTGCCATTTTGAACCCTCTCTTGCACACTGTCATGATGTCCCGACTGCACTTCTGCTCTGACAGTATCATCCATCATTTCTTCTGTGATGCCaactctctcttgtctctctcctgctctgacaCTAGTCTTAATCAGCTGATGGTGCTGGCTGCAGTAGGGCTGATCTTTGTAGTTCCTTCCATGTGTATCCTGGCATCCTACAGTCTCATCGCCTTTGCTGTGATGAAAATCCCTTCTGCCCAAGGAAAGCTCAAAGCTTTCTCCACCTGTGGATCTCACCTTTCCTTGGTCATTCTTTTCTATGGAGCAATCACAGGGGTCTATATGTGTCCCTCATCCAACCACTCCACAGAAAAAGATTCAGTTGCAGCAGTAATTTTCATGATCGTGGTCCCCGTGTTGAATCCATTTATTTACAGTCTAAGGAATAATGAGCTGAAGGGGGCGTTGAAAAAGaccctgggccagaccaaaatctCACAATAA